The Candidatus Poribacteria bacterium sequence TCGGTGAGAACACAGCCGCAGTCGCGTATCTCATCCAACCCAATCAGGGCAACGCCGTCCCGTTAGAGACAGCGATTGAGATTGCGCACTCACACAATCTACCATTGATTGCCGATGCTGCCGCTCAAATCTATCCGCTTGATTACTTCCGGCGGAATGCCCAATCTGCCGACCTCGTCTGTTTCGGTGGCAAGTATTTCAATGCCCCTCATTCTACAGGGTTTATTTGTGGTAGGAAGGATCTCCTCGAAATCGTTCGTGCGCACGGCTTCATTGGACCAAAACCCGTTGGACGTGGCATGAAAGTAGACCGGCAGGAGATTATCGGGTTGGTGACGGCTATCGACATCTGGTTGTCAACCGACCATGGGGCGCGGTCAAAGGAACAGGATGGGAGATATGCTGTTCTTGCACAGGGACTTGAGAATCTCGACGGGGTATCGTGCGAAGTCCATTACCAAGAGAGAAGCCATACCCTGTCGAATCTGCATGTTACGTTTGATACTGCCATTAGTGGTAAGGATGCTACGCAGGTCGCACACGAATTGGATGCTGGCACCCCGCGTATCAAGGTGAACACGCAGGGCAAGGAAACCGTTGTGATTAATGCCTACACCCTCAATGCGGGGGAAGAGGACATTATCGCAAACGCCTTGCGACACCTCTTACGTGGATAATACCTGCAACACCCGTAGGGGCAGGTCTTGTGCCTGCCCCGCTGTGCTACCAGAAAACCCAGTCTGCCCACGGCTTTATATTAAGCACCATCCCTAATAAACAGAACGCCGCCGAACCCCCGAGTGCCCCTTTCCCAGCTGCCTCCAGTTGTAGCCTTCGCGCTCGCGCTTTATAGGCATCGGTATAGATACTCACATAGTTC is a genomic window containing:
- a CDS encoding aminotransferase class V-fold PLP-dependent enzyme — encoded protein: MANTGWGNIYKKLGARPVINATGNQTVRGGSTPSATVRDAMRQADESYVEMEELLEKSGQFIAEQLGVEDAYVTAGCYAALVLASAAVMTGNAPDKCAQLPDTTGLKDEIVFQRIQHYGYDRAFTVPGSKLISVGDENGCTEVALKDAIGENTAAVAYLIQPNQGNAVPLETAIEIAHSHNLPLIADAAAQIYPLDYFRRNAQSADLVCFGGKYFNAPHSTGFICGRKDLLEIVRAHGFIGPKPVGRGMKVDRQEIIGLVTAIDIWLSTDHGARSKEQDGRYAVLAQGLENLDGVSCEVHYQERSHTLSNLHVTFDTAISGKDATQVAHELDAGTPRIKVNTQGKETVVINAYTLNAGEEDIIANALRHLLRG